Genomic window (Armatimonadota bacterium):
GAGCTGTGCAATCTGCTGTAAAGACCGGTGTTGTCGCGGGCGGAGGAGCAATAGAAATAGGCGCGGCAAAGCATATACTATCGCTCAAAGAAAGCGCACATGGTATGGCGTCATATGGGATCGATGCGGTTTCGGCAGCCTTAAAGCGGCCTCTGAGCCAGATTGTGGCGAACGCGGGTTTCAACCCTCTGGAGAAAGTCGAAGAGGTCACAGCGGCACAGAGCAAGTCAGGCGATTGCTCGCTTGCAATAGACTGCGACACGGGTGAGATTTGCAATATGGCAGAGCGCGGCGTAGTCGACCCGGCGGGAGTAAAGCTTTATGCGCTCAGCACGGCAGCCGAAGTCGCCGAGGCGATCCTTAGGATAAACACAATCATTAGAAAGCGGGAGGAACCTTCCGCTCCAGCAAAATCAGCGGAGATGTTATGAAGCAGCAAAAAGAACACACAACACACAAAGTCCCAATTGAACCTGAGGAGATAGAGCAGGTTTCCAACGAAGAAGTTGTAACAGATATGGAGACTCTGCAGGCCGAGATAGATAAGCTGCAGAGTGATATCCGGGAAGCGCAAGATAAATATGTCAGAACGCTTGCCGATTTTGATAATTACCGCAAACGCCAGCGCGAGGAGACCGCTCGCTCGTGTGACTATGCGCGAATAGAAGTTATATCTACCCTGCTGCCGATAATCGACAATTTTGAGAGATCAGTGCAGGCAGCCGAAGAAAACAACAGTTATGAGGCTCTGGTCGAGGGTGTATCGCTCACTCTCCGACAGCTTCACGATATGCTCACCAAACAGGGCGTGGAACCTATCGACTCGGTTGGTCAGGAATTTAACCCTGAGCTGCATGAAGCGCTGATGCGAGTGGAGACCGATGAT
Coding sequences:
- the grpE gene encoding nucleotide exchange factor GrpE yields the protein MKQQKEHTTHKVPIEPEEIEQVSNEEVVTDMETLQAEIDKLQSDIREAQDKYVRTLADFDNYRKRQREETARSCDYARIEVISTLLPIIDNFERSVQAAEENNSYEALVEGVSLTLRQLHDMLTKQGVEPIDSVGQEFNPELHEALMRVETDDYPENTIVDELEKGYTLNGRVLRPARVRVAMSD